The sequence below is a genomic window from Mugil cephalus isolate CIBA_MC_2020 chromosome 14, CIBA_Mcephalus_1.1, whole genome shotgun sequence.
TCCCATGTTGGAAGGATGGTTCAGTCTCATTCAGTATACATACTATGCATGAATGCCAGTTCAAAAGCAGTAGTATTTTCACAAATCCCTGGTGCCTTCCATGTAAGTAGACTACCTGATCCATGGCCAGCGGGCCAATTTTAACCATCTCTTCAAATAACAAATTCAGAAAAAATACCTAGGCTGTAAGGATTTAGAGAAACATGTATAACATTAGGGATTTAAGGCAGAAACCATACCATACATGGGTTATTACTTCCACATTCCCATATCCCATAATCGTCTCCCTCTTGCGTTAGTGACTACTGTCTGCTTGCACTCACTCCCATTCTTACAAAGTACTTTGGAAGACTGGTCATGCAACACATCAAGTCTGCACTCCCCCGGCCCTTTCCAGTATGCATCGGTCCAACCACTCGATCAATGATGCCATCTCCACTACCCTCCACTCATCTCTCACACGTCCGGACACAAAGGACTCTTGTGTTAGAATGCTGTTCATTGACTTCAGTTCAGCATTAAATACCATCATCGACAAACAGCTCATCCAAACTGGACCACCTGAGGGGACAGCACCTCGCTGTTCAACTGGATGCTGGACCACACATCCAGCACCATCGTCCTGAACAAAGGGGCTCCCCAGGGCTGTGTCCTGAGCCTCCTCCCCTTCACTCTACCGATCTATGACCGCACACCAATGGACAGCTCAAACCTATTCATCAAGTTTGCGGAGGACACGACTGTGGTGGGTCTCGTCAGCAGCACCACCTCCAGGAGTGAGGTGAGCCGTCCGCCTTGTCTCACTGAATGTGGAGAAGACAAGAGATTGTCGTGTACTTCAGGAGAGTGCACACCCAGCATGCTCCCCCGACCACCAATGGTGTAGTTGCGGAGAGGATGAGCAGCTCCCTTCTACAACCAACACAGCTTCACTGGCAAAGAAGGCTCAACAgctcctctacttcctccacaAACTGAGAGAAGCCAGAGCCCCAGCCCTATCAGAGGCACCATCAAAACCATCCTGACCAGCAGCATCACTGTGTGGTACATACAATACAGTCCCCTGTATTGTTAGTGATCCCACCCACCCATCACACAGCTTTCTCAGTCTGCTTTTATGTTTAAGTTGCAGCActgtaggcctttgaggaaggaaatttcaatcctgtatatGTGTTGCGCATGTCGGAACTGTCAATAAAATTGACTtctttttaatgctttaataacacttttttttcaatctgTGGCCCCAACCAGATATACCAAGATGAAGACTGCTACCAACATCTACATCTTCAACTTAGCTCTCGCTGACGCCTTGGCCACCAGCACGCTGCCCTTCCAGAGCGCCAAGTACCTCATGAACACGTGGCCGTTCGGGGAAGTCCTGTGCAAGCTCATTATCGCCATTGACTACTACAACATGTTCACGAGCATCTTCACCCTAACGATGATGAGCGTGGATCGCTACATCGCAGTGTGTCACCCGGTCAGGGCGCTGGAGTTTCGGACGCCAGTCAAGGCGAAGATGATCAACGTGCTAATCTGGGTCCTGTCCTCAGCCATTGGCGTGCCCATTACAGTCATGGCTGTGACCAAAGTGACAGATAGTGGTGAGATCATTATAGAATTATCCTTTATTATCTCCAGATATTCTCCTAGGATGATTGACCGCCTCCCAGAAACGGGTGGAACATCTTATTACTAATCCACCCCTCATTAAATGTTACAGATTTAATGACAGCTGTCAGGTCATCCCAAAATCTGTTCTTTGCACTGTAAAAGCTATTCCAGCTGTAATAACTTTTACAACCCTTGAATTACAGAATTAATCCTCTAATTTCTGAGAAATACCTTAGGCAATAAACCCCAGTATTGAGTAGCTGTGATCTTTGGGCCCTCAGGTGGGATTCATTAAGAGCAGACCATATTGTAAATCACTGCATGCACTGCAGGAACATTGCTGAAAACCATTCAGTGAACACTGTTTATTGTCGCATCCACAAATGCAAGTTAAACTCTCCCAATTAAAGcaattaaagaaacacaattaaacaagATTTAGCTTCTGGACTAATTTAAGACGAGCAAGAACAACAGCGACTCGGTTCCTCACTTTTCATATGCCTATAGGGCGTTGTTAATGGATGGTCCTAAAACCACATTATGTAGTCAATACTAAACATAAACAGAAGGGGTGGTCGCTGGATGTGCATTATACCAGGAGCAGAGTTTGCTTTTCATTAATGTTAATTTAGTTGCAACCATGAGGTTTACCTGACCTTAAtaaagtggttatttgattaaTTGTCCTCCATCCAAAGTGTGTACTGTGCAGCTAGCATCGGACTTCCATCTCACCTTAAATGTCAGAGTCAGACGACAGAGTTAATTTGCTATTTCTGACTATTTCTGTAATTTCCTGAAAATagtacattttaatttgtgaagAATTCCTACAGAGATTGAGATGCTGTCTGAGGTGAGAAAGCTCGAAGGCCTGGAACTAAtcctcatgtttttctttttctatttcgTTGCAACGAAAACCCTGTGACTGCCTTCCAGCAGAGACTGGAAATATACAGTACCTTGTACCTTTAGCTTATTACAGCATATCCACTCTCTGTGAAGGCTATGTGCCATTTCTGAAGAGCTAGTCTATGAATTGCCTCACTTCTTCCTTGACAAGCTCAGATGACACGTTCGATGAATGTCTTCTTTTGTAGCATCACCCAGGCATAATCATTCCTTTTTAGTTGATTATTTGGCAAACTCCACTTTACAGAACCTTAATCACCTCACTGGTACAAAGAGGTGTCCGGAAGTGATCAATATTAATTCAATATGATATTAAAATAAgactacatgtacatgtactaTGGGTGTTACTGCAGGAGTATTTTGCGGCTGAAGCCTCTACTCTGACTTCAGCAGAGATCTTTCTGGGCATCCCATTtgataaatactgtatattatccAATTCCCATCAAACTCTACATGCCATCTCTTTCCAGGTGAAACCATGTGCATGCTGAAGTTTCCTGATCCTGACTGGTACTGGGACATTGTGACCAAGATCTGCGTCTTCATCTTTGCCTTTGTGGTCCCTGTGATGGTCATCACCATATGTTACGGCCTAATGATCCTACGTCTGAAGAGCGTTCGCCTACTCTCGGGCTCTAAGGAGAAAGACCGCAATATGCGCCGCATTACCCGTAtggttctggtggtggtggcggcctTCATCATCTGCTGGACCCCCATTCACATATTTATCATTGTGAAGACCATGGTGGAGATTGACAGGAAGAACCCCTTTGTGATAGCCAGCTGGCACCTGTGCATCGCCTTGGGCTACACCAACAGCAGCCTCAACCCGGTCCTCTACGCATTTTTGGATGAAAATTTCAAGCGATGCTTCAGGGATTTCTGCCTCCCCTGTCGGACCCATGTGGAGCAGAACAGTCTGACTAGAGGCCGCAACAACACTGCGGAGCCAGTGTCCGTTTGTGCCCCAACAGAAGCTAGGAAGAAGCCGGCATGACTAGGCATGGACTGGGTCCCCCACAGCTCTCGCTCACGGAGGATCCAACAAGATCTGCAATCGGAAGTCACCCAGATCTCCACAACAgagttttgagaaaaaaattattattttttccaatttGGCTAGACATTCAAAGAAAAGGCATCGGAAAATGAGTTTCCTTTTGGTCCTAGTTTTCTATTAAAATTCTTATCGGCTTCTCTCATAGAAAACCTTACAATGTCATTGGCATTACGCTGATAAGGATGGCTTAACGAGCATGTCCAAATATTAAATTAAGATGACAAAACAGAACATCCCCAGCTCATGGTTGAGATTAAGAGAGGAGAAAATATTTTGCTGGAGCACAAATTACAAAGGAATGCTTGCAGGTTTCCAGCTCATTAAGCAAAGACTGCATTGTTCACAGACCATCCATCAATTTCAAACAGGATAAtgtgacacaaaagaaaagtttgaaagTTTCAAACTCTGttactttgtttaaaaaaaatccttgcaTGTAcatagcaagaaaaaaagagatgattTTGGTGAGTATTCTGAATgagaatcaaataaaaaatggtttcaTTTGAATCTTAACtatcaacataaaacaaatgagccTTACAGAGCAGATCCACACGACCACTGCCCACCGACAGCTGGATGATGAATTCCAGCAGTTTGCTGCCCTACAAGGCTAAACACTCTCTGCAAAGATAAGCAGGAATGACTTTGCTAAGCTTggcggttttattttttatttaatagaaGAGACACTACACCATCAACTGTTCTGGAAGAGCAATTTTGGAGACTTTTTTGGGAAATCACAATCAAACAgagtttgtggtgttttgtggagaaaaaaa
It includes:
- the oprd1a gene encoding opioid receptor, delta 1a, translating into MESYTVPGAQLSLAELYSAVPYDSTQNYTEQQSPVRSAGGMITAISITALYSVICVVGLLGNILVMYGVVRYTKMKTATNIYIFNLALADALATSTLPFQSAKYLMNTWPFGEVLCKLIIAIDYYNMFTSIFTLTMMSVDRYIAVCHPVRALEFRTPVKAKMINVLIWVLSSAIGVPITVMAVTKVTDSGETMCMLKFPDPDWYWDIVTKICVFIFAFVVPVMVITICYGLMILRLKSVRLLSGSKEKDRNMRRITRMVLVVVAAFIICWTPIHIFIIVKTMVEIDRKNPFVIASWHLCIALGYTNSSLNPVLYAFLDENFKRCFRDFCLPCRTHVEQNSLTRGRNNTAEPVSVCAPTEARKKPA